The sequence below is a genomic window from Humulus lupulus chromosome 3, drHumLupu1.1, whole genome shotgun sequence.
ttgctcgcttgaatggagaacacctatgcaagtattatcaataaacagttctttttaaagaactggcttgtattaattttactttttaaaagTTTATGAATAACGGATGGTCAATTATATGACTGGTCACTTACAAgtttaagatcaatttttgatcactcaacAGACACAattttttccatttattacgagaaataaaaggaactgtgcgcagctagttattcttgccaattattgtatttattacaagtatttgctcattacgtgtgttgttttgctatattatcgttttaattaCTAGTGCGCGAGCAGTAAAGTTCGAAtaggacttggtcatggcaagtgaccgaggacctagagctcctcaatcacttggggggcatataagatactaagtaaGCAAAACATATCAAcatgcatatgtaaacacacaagcaaaataagggaaagcatactacgacacctagagtatttttcaaaatttttggatTTTGTAAGATGAAAaaaaagtgctatgctaagttcggtcatacaagcatatgttataataaataacaaatattataatatcaaaatgaaatgttTTACACCACAGGCAGTTGCTGCTCGAATGTAATTAGTGATTAAAAGGAAGTTGCCTTatgcagcaaaaaattgtcttgacattacGAACCGTAGTTCGTATGTcccagttacaaataaaataaataaataaaaaatagataaatcaCTAAGCAGCAAGAGCAGCGAGAGGATCTGGCTGGGATTGTTGGTCGACTGTGATCCTCGTCTCCTCTTCAACACCTTCGATGCCTGTTGCCGAGGAGATTTCAGGAGATTCCCGGGCTTTCTCCTCTTCTAGGCGAGCAGCGCATCTCGTCAGCTCGAGTTTCCTTGCATGCTCAGGAAGGTAGTCGAAGTTTTCCTCTGGATTGTTCTTCCTGAATAAATAGAAGCAGTTGAAAGTTAcccctttgaacttctccaggttcCGAGCGTTTGTTTCCTCGAGCAACTTGACTCGCCCCTCCAGCTCGGTGACTTTCTGCCAGCAGGCCACTAGCTCATCCTGATGTTTGGACGCTTCTTTGAAGTTAATCTCCGAAGCTTCTTTGAACTGGTTTTTGCTAGCAGTAATTCTGACCACTGCTTCTTGGCTTCTTCTCAGCTCTTCGCTCAGACAGGCGACATGTTCTTCGTATGCTTTGGCCTTCTCTTCGCACAATTTAGCCCTCTCCTCGCATGATTTGATCTCCTCAACATGTTTGGCATCAGTCTCCTTAGAGTGACGCCAACTAGTACTCATGGTCAGAACACCCTGCAATTAGAGAGAAAGTCACGTTGTTAGTTTAAGTGAAAGAGCGAGGTAGTAAGCTAAAACACATCAAAGATGGCAACCTACAATGAGTATTTCATTTAGCGCATGAGTGAGAATCTGGTTGATCTTCATGGTGGGGATGCTGGTGAAAGCTTCCTAGCTACAATGGTGTCTTGATAGTTTCTGCAGCTTGTCGTTAGCCGAGTTGTAAGCGGTGTTCAAGATAGCCTCGACCTGAGTTTTTCTTGATTGCTCAGGATGAGTTGTGTTGCGAGGAGCTAGAGGAGTCGGGTtgcgaggagctggaggaggggtcgtGTCCTTGGAAGGTGTTGGTGTTGGAGGGTCCACTGTTCGAGCTTTTTTCTTGGAGGGGTCACTATTGCTCTCCCCAGGGTGTCGTCTGCTTCCTCTCTTCCTGCTCACAGGAGCTTCGACGTCAATGTTAGTGTAGATGTTGAAGGCATCTTTGGAAGGTACGACTACAAAATAGAAACATACGATCAGATAACGAAATTAAAGAAGCAATAAagtaaaagaaagggaaattctaagtagtatactcgAGAAATTATTATTGGCCACTATATTATATATAGAACTACAGGTACACTACCTctttgcctcgaagaagtccgaaTTAAATTTCtggttgtaaaattaaaattccCATCCCTATCGAATAAATGACAAGGGATGGGAAAGCTATCTAAAAGCGAGAGATCTATATTATTCTCCTCAGAGGATTCAGATATAGTGTTGGTGTATTCTAGCAATTTTTGTTTCCCCCTCCCATGTGGGGCAGGGGCAGCAACAACTCGATTGTTGCTGGGTGGTTCtcggatggtcactcccgttggtcaTCGCCTTTGGgattgtgacacatcttgctgctgCTCGGGGATTTCTGGTCCGGTaccctctccagtggcactccccgcggtggactccctcacttcctgtTGAGGTGCCAGAAAGCCTACCAACCTAAGGTTGCTTTAAATTACCAACTCCTTGACTCTTTTTTCGATGTTCATCATGCTGGCCAGTGCTACAGCCCTGATCTCCATctttggagtggggtctggtcggtaccatgggCCTAGATACAACACTAATGCTTTAAGGATAATGAAGGAAAAACTGATAAGAAAACACACGACTAGAAATTGAGAAATTTACCTCTTCgcgtgaaggccaggttgtcagcGGCCAGGTTGTCAGCGACCAGGTTTGTCGTGTGGAAGTACTCCTGAAATTATTTTCCCACATTGGATCTATGGGTAACGTCACTTAGGAATACACGGCTAGTTTtctggtggtagaaatggaagcgTATTAttctggttggggttagatttgagatcaaagAGGTAATTGATCTCGTGGGGTGTTGGCACAAGCCATTTATTgtggctgtaaaggatatagagtatTGATAGCACTCTATATCtattgggtgttatttggaaaggggcgacctcgaagtagttggccacccctcgGAAGTAGTCGTGCAAGGGCAggattgcccctgcctcgatatgaaaccttgaccaggcactgaaggcagCCCCAGGCAAGTTTGCCCTGTGGTCGGGTGTAGGCTTAATTAATGTAATCCCTGGAAggccatacttcttgagataTTTTGTTACCGTCCTAGCTGATATAACACTAGGAGGTGCAAGATACCACTCGACTTCGTCTTTAGCTCGAGGGCCATCGTGAGGCCTAGCTTTGGGTTGAATGTCAGGCAGTGCGAAGTTTATAGGCTGACGATTAGTTGAAGGGTCCCTGGCGCGAGTGGCAGGTTGGTTAGGAGGCGAGTtggttgttttcttctttctacgAGCAATGTATTTCACACGACCCATGTTAGGCTGACTGGTCGGAGGGTTTTACTATGAAGATGGGAATTTAGGGAACAAAAGTGACGGCTGTTCTCGGTCCTCAAATAACAGCACAAGAAGCTCGTcttctattggcctctcacctccccaaggatcgtgcatgaagatctgagaagaataaaggggaagtgagaatctacgaccaatagatataAGTAAAAGTATTAGGATAACGtttctcgtgtataaaagttaagcttttatacgactagcAGCATCCTAATATAAACAATCTAAACATACGAGCAGTTtggaaaaacataataaaaagtggaagaaaaacttttcgactccgaaaacaggcgggaaaaacctagtttttttcgaaagcataaaaatcgaatttcaCTTCAATTTGGGGCCCTAAAATAGTATTCCTACTTCCCACACcgatttctaagcctcaattaatatttttactaCTTAAAACTCATATCCTATCATGTTTCGACCTACGAACATgattatccaaaaaaaaattctcaagaaCTTTCAAAACTCACACCAGGAAACTCGTgaaattcatttttaattatataacaGAGACAATGAGTTCAAAAGCTTACTTGGATTGCAAATTGTGAATGAGTCACGGGTGTCATTGCTCGGGGTTGATTGAACACGTCTCAGATCACCAaagttttctgggttttccttgagagttcttctgagttcttgagagAGAAGGATTtggtaaaaggtaaaaagtgGGAAGAGtgacttatttatactaatcgtGGCATAATTAAAGAAGTAATGATGGGGGTAATTTTTCGATGCGTGGGAAATCGAGTTAGCCGTCAAAATATTTTCGGGAAACTGCAACAGTCATGATTatttactttttcgaaaaggtgtTGATAGACATGACAAGTTAGACGGAAAGCTGGtcgattaagtttattatatgctggtcgcagtaaaataaacttggggggggggggggggaaatgTTTACCAAAAAAAGATTTACTTGGTGGCGTGGTAGAATTAACATGCACGTGGGATAGATGTGACTATTTAAGTGACtacgttctgttcgaccatcgaccaaaagAGAGTTCACTCAGCAGACgacatattttatgggcgaccagtctggtcacagTATttcagatattttctacaaatgtaatttcacatttatgttataattgtgatttccattattatttaaatacgcTTGTAGTAaatataattaaggcccatcgacctgtgaagaactccttgagcctataaataagactcaaagggctcaagggacAGGAATTTTTTGGAGATTTTTAAagagaaatatagtgtttttatccacgaaatttgtattcatctccaagtttgtgaaactcgtgaaccctagttcattgatcacagtttttgGAATTCtgcattaataagaacactaagtggacataggttattagcattacttggggccaaaccactctAAAAATTTGGTGTCCTTTATCTTTTTAGCTTGCATTCATCTTGtttttatcgttttacttgactcagtgtcgttgaccaaatcaagggtcaacagtttctatgcttaatgtttgctatatgtttaagtttatcatagagatgtagaaaacctgcatataggatgagatcttatctcttgaaaaaaaaaatagagttacgCTCTCCCCTTCATTGTCTGagaaaaatgccaaagaaagacAAAAGAACAAGTAAATGAAAGAACAAGGAAATGAAACCAAAAGACAGACACATTAAGTGTTCTTTTACaactaacaaaagaaaaatagatcaaaggTACTGGGATCATCATGGGGCAGGAGAGTTTGATGCATGGAGAATGGCCAATGACGTGAGAATGTTGCGCTGAGTCTCCTCCATTTGAGAGAACCGGTCAGAAAGACTTTGAATCCCTGTCTGGACAGCAGCAAGATCTGTTGGGACAGCAGGTGAGGCGGTCACAACATTGCCAGAAGCAGGACCAGCAAGATTAATTCCTTTGACTTTCCGAGCTGTGGATGGAGGATGATCATCTTTGAGTTTGGCACCACTTAGAGACATGATTTGGTCAAAAATAACAGCTCCAAGATCTATGGCGACTCCAGtaccaattttgaacaataggaaggccatatcttgagtgatggtggaggaatgtgtggtaggcatccaattaaacatagcaaatttgaaaagagcaccatagTAATGAGTGAGATCGGTGACTCGAAGAGAGGTGctcggttcccacaccatagcctgACCAACCAGTTCAGACAAAACTTGGTCCTTTGCAAATTCAACAAAATCATCAATCTCCACAGGTACAAGATTGAGAGCCTTAGCAATTTTGGACCGGCTAAAATTATACCAATGAACCCTAACATAAACTTTATGGAACATAAAAGAAGATTGGTCTAATAACTCATCAttaaaatttgcataaaattctttaacaacccgAGGTACAAACACAGACAAGGATCGcaaccaacctctttcctctaaagtaagcaataccccaaaaacacgatgaggagcaaaaagaaaATTTCGCTCACTAATAAAATGACGATGGTCATAAAATtgcatgttcttctcattatcattaaaacagaatGTAAGAGAGTGGGCTTTCAAAGAACCTGAGGTACAGGCAGGAGCAGCTTTTTGCTTAGCAAGTTTGGACGACAATTCAGGAAATACCAATGGAGTGGTGCCTTTTGGGTCAGATTCAACAGGAGAGGCTTCTGATGGGTCGTCTTCAGATTAAGTCTCCTCAACTAAATCATCAAGAGGAACTTCAGGATTTGGCTCAGTCAAAGAAGGGTCTAACTCAGGCTGAGAGTCTTTCGTCTCGGGAGAGacatcctccgatgaggtgcatggaggagggttgattttggcctttaatttaaaacgagataaaggagatgaatcagagatggaaCTGGTACCTTTAGATtgagccactttggccttcttcCCTTTCTTCGTTCCAACAGCTTTGGACTTAcgtttgccctttgccttgggtgtcaaCACATCAGGAGATAGCGAGGATTCTGAATCATGATCAGATGGATCAGACATAGCTTCAGTGGAAATAGATTTGGACTGACTAGTTGCCAAGGCTGGTTTGGCTTTTATTAGACCTTCAGGAGAGGTGAGTGAAACCGCCGAGGCTGGGATTGTTTCAGCATCCAAATTCGGGAACGTAACTCCTTTGCTAGAAGAACCAAGAACAGATGAACTTATGGGACCtgaaagagcaagaaccttctttcttgctgtggttttagAACGACGACCAGGATTAGGAGAGACAATAGGGATTGATGCTGGGTCCGAAGGAGTGATAGAGGGAACAGATTCAGGACTTGTCTCCTGCTGAGACTTCATggatttggaggatgaaccacggcctcgagtcttcatggctgctaagagAAACAaatgaaacacacaaagaaagaaGCCCTAAACACTTCGGTTATAAGTGAGAGATTTAACAAGAAAACACTGATTATAAAAACAACCAAAGGGACTccgaatatataaagtattcggtacacaaatgaggcaagttcaaaaaagggtaaccaaaaatgggtaaccggattttaagtgataaatgccaaaatatctcctttttaaaacaaattctttcacacctcaaaattggaaacttttttaatatttttagaatatattgagataaaacaaataaattgcataaattaattttttttttcaaacctttttttttaaaagtacaCAGTAgataacatattttatttttcaaatttttattattttttattacaaaattgccgaaaatagagtgtaaattgccataccatatgtgtccatgtaaatgccaagtcctgttcaaaagaaacaagataaccatatttttcacaaattagaaaAATGAGTTATAAATCAAATATTGAGAGaccataatttgaaaaatataccaatcacaaaacatatttgaatcaattcattatatgtatgagtcttacagccAACTTACACAGTTTAGTCAACAagcatgtgtgtgtgcatgtgtaatcaatttggcgtttctttttggccttttaaagctagggtcattgcccatatttggcgattttagcctttttcaaaatgtaaccataatggaggctataactcttatactgatggtagccctttacactggtagagtatcctccaatataattgctaattacctggtaccaacttactcagtgtcggctttcacacatcagtaaaggtagctcttttccaatatggatcctgaaaaagaaactggattaggaatgctcatacaaagataatgatttgatcaaatataaattggatggtctataatttttcaaatatggtttttttattccaacaaagtataggacttataacgatcattttctaaaataaaaaaaaaatatgctcatcaaatttcttccaaacaggacaagagatttacgcaaacacatatgcaaggcaagatagTCAATaattggcaatttcaaataaaacaaacccccaaggatttcctgagggaatcaaatatGACCTTGTCTAaggctttagtaaaaatatctgcaatttgtttgttagtctcaacatattctaaaatcaatgttttgttttcaacaagttccctaataaaatgatgacgaatgtcaatatgtttggtgcgagagtgctgaataggatttttggagatattaatagcacttgtattatcacaaaaaatggttaaagtcttaacatcaaacccatagtcaGCCAACATTtatttcatccacaaaagttgagtacaacagcttccagcagcaatgtactcagcttcggctgttgacaaggagatggagttttgttttttactatggcaggagaccaaattgtttcctaagtaaaaacaaccaccacttgtgctttttcgatcatcagtgtttcctgcccaatctgcatcactataacacacaaggttagaatttgtttctttggagtacaaaatgcctaaatcaagagtattattgatgtgacgaataattctttttacagcagtcacattAGACTTCATGGAGTTCCCTTGGAaacgagcacacactccaacactgtaacttatgt
It includes:
- the LOC133825024 gene encoding actin cytoskeleton-regulatory complex protein PAN1-like; translation: MGRVKYIARRKKKTTNSPPNQPATRARDPSTNRQPINFALPDIQPKARPHDGPRAKDEVEWYLAPPSVISARTEYFHTTNLVADNLAADNLAFTRRVVPSKDAFNIYTNIDVEAPVSRKRGSRRHPGESNSDPSKKKARTVDPPTPTPSKDTTPPPAPRNPTPLAPRNTTHPEQSRKTQGVLTMSTSWRHSKETDAKHVEEIKSCEERAKLCEEKAKAYEEHVACLSEELRRSQEAVVRITASKNQFKEASEINFKEASKHQDELVACWQKVTELEGRVKLLEETNARNLEKFKGVTFNCFYLFRKNNPEENFDYLPEHARKLELTRCAARLEEEKARESPEISSATGIEGVEEETRITVDQQSQPDPLAALAA